A genomic stretch from Chitinophaga agri includes:
- a CDS encoding heparinase II/III domain-containing protein: MKYLLSLLLFVLLSALPHRIAAQEPRNLLSQFTRPQIAAALLPAGQWHPFPADAAAWNRLLPDSVQQSIIRLAEGYLKIPFVAIPASMMMEYQKNGDRSRYEEMSFRKRDQLFAMAVAEAIEQKGRFLTAVINGVWSVCEESYWGAPGHLYLQKAGIDLVDVEDPSVDLFVSETATVLALTDYLLGKQLDKYSTLLRKRIYYEVNRRMLTPLEKDSDRYFYLKKGTKEYPINNWNPWVISNWMTSLLLLEKNNDRRISELEHALHLLDHYINFIGEDGAVDEGPVYWSGATGRVFDALTILESATSGKLKIYDAPIISNMAAYIYKMHIAGNYYINVADASPVIPTDGLLLYRMGRNMGDPVMRDFGAWAFHRYPVRNPVNGDFAKPRMLFNMQAWKDCSASEGKEPVIPDVWLESIQLMATRADNGLFVATHGGHNGESHNHNDVGDFIVYAAGQPVIIDAGLGTYTAKTFSKERYQLWYNSSAYHNLPTINGMQQKEGRKFGAKEVQYRKDDSGAVLHMDIAGAYPAEAGVNRWVREVRMDRKQGIVTVADNFSLSDAPHQLTQTFMTVCGLDLSKAGIIRFKIPNGQMVELNYDPKLWTLKTEQMDCRAPDEKRLTDNWSRQPITRILLVYKGEAASGTYTFTIRQGL, encoded by the coding sequence ATGAAATATCTTTTATCCCTGCTGTTGTTCGTACTGCTTAGCGCCTTGCCCCACCGTATTGCAGCACAGGAACCCCGGAATCTTTTAAGTCAGTTCACCAGACCTCAGATTGCCGCAGCATTATTGCCGGCCGGACAATGGCATCCTTTTCCTGCTGATGCGGCTGCCTGGAACAGGTTGCTGCCCGATTCTGTGCAACAAAGCATTATTCGCCTGGCGGAAGGATATCTGAAAATACCTTTCGTGGCGATCCCTGCATCCATGATGATGGAATATCAGAAGAACGGAGACCGCTCCCGATATGAAGAAATGTCTTTCAGAAAGAGAGATCAGCTGTTTGCGATGGCTGTAGCTGAAGCGATTGAACAAAAAGGCCGTTTTCTGACGGCTGTTATTAATGGTGTGTGGTCTGTTTGCGAAGAAAGTTACTGGGGGGCTCCCGGACATCTGTACCTGCAGAAAGCAGGTATTGACCTGGTGGATGTGGAAGATCCTTCCGTGGACCTGTTTGTCAGCGAGACTGCCACTGTACTGGCACTGACGGACTACCTGCTGGGCAAGCAGCTGGATAAGTACTCTACGTTGCTGCGTAAACGTATTTACTATGAAGTGAACAGGAGAATGCTGACGCCATTGGAGAAAGACAGTGACCGCTATTTTTATCTGAAAAAAGGTACAAAAGAATATCCTATCAATAACTGGAACCCCTGGGTGATCAGTAACTGGATGACCAGCCTGTTATTGCTGGAAAAGAACAATGACCGCCGTATCAGCGAACTGGAACATGCCCTCCATCTGCTGGATCATTATATCAATTTTATCGGGGAGGATGGAGCTGTGGATGAAGGGCCTGTATACTGGTCCGGCGCTACAGGACGTGTATTCGATGCGCTCACTATACTGGAGAGTGCCACCAGTGGTAAACTGAAGATCTATGATGCTCCGATCATCAGCAATATGGCAGCTTACATTTACAAAATGCACATCGCTGGCAACTACTATATCAACGTAGCCGATGCCTCTCCTGTAATACCCACTGACGGGCTATTGCTGTATCGTATGGGCAGGAATATGGGCGATCCTGTAATGCGGGATTTCGGTGCCTGGGCCTTTCACCGGTATCCCGTCAGGAATCCTGTTAACGGCGATTTCGCTAAGCCCCGCATGCTTTTTAATATGCAGGCCTGGAAAGATTGCTCCGCGAGCGAAGGGAAAGAACCTGTGATACCAGATGTATGGCTGGAGAGTATTCAGCTGATGGCGACGAGGGCAGATAATGGATTGTTTGTAGCTACTCATGGTGGTCATAATGGTGAAAGCCATAACCATAATGATGTAGGAGATTTTATTGTATATGCAGCTGGCCAGCCGGTAATCATTGACGCGGGACTAGGCACCTACACTGCAAAGACTTTTTCGAAGGAACGATACCAGCTCTGGTATAATAGCTCAGCTTATCATAATCTGCCCACTATTAATGGTATGCAGCAAAAGGAGGGCAGGAAGTTCGGCGCAAAAGAGGTGCAATACCGAAAAGATGACAGTGGCGCCGTTTTGCATATGGATATCGCTGGTGCCTATCCGGCAGAGGCGGGTGTCAATCGCTGGGTAAGGGAGGTGAGGATGGATAGAAAACAGGGGATAGTGACTGTTGCAGACAATTTCTCTTTGTCAGATGCCCCTCATCAGCTCACCCAGACATTCATGACGGTATGTGGGTTAGATCTATCAAAGGCTGGTATCATACGCTTTAAAATACCCAATGGGCAGATGGTTGAATTAAACTATGATCCTAAGCTATGGACGCTGAAAACGGAGCAAATGGACTGCAGGGCACCCGATGAGAAGCGGCTGACTGATAACTGGTCCCGCCAGCCGATCACCCGGATTTTACTGGTCTATAAGGGAGAGGCTGCCAGTGGTACATATACGTTCACTATCCGGCAGGGACTATAA
- a CDS encoding glycosyltransferase family protein produces MKIIFLCGSLEPGRDGVGDYTRRLASELIRKQHDVAIVALNDRKLQSLYLGTQVSNEISVPVLRIPSSMTERKRFDYARDYISQFAPDWVSLQYVPFSFEKRGLPVLFNSRLKSLGANIKWHIMFHELWVGLYGYSDFRLKVHGFMQKVLIRQMLLTLKPESVTTSIGIYKKNLDWKDVSLIPLFSNIPITSMPTAEGKSDNLTAIHFGSFTGALDEFRKQVAFLTAIGEKTGRTICLKILGDGGTHKEKAMDISKQALGEKNVIDCGFLTADDVSNHMLQADIGISRADYALFGKSGSSMAMLEHGLPVLLRGERPDDDMTGLDFPFKEQLVYADDDAGKLKKKEPVYFVNQVSEIFLDSLQEKPHGNLVLVTRQ; encoded by the coding sequence GTGAAGATAATTTTTCTATGTGGTTCTCTTGAACCTGGCCGTGATGGTGTGGGTGACTATACAAGACGGCTTGCCAGCGAATTAATTCGTAAACAGCATGACGTCGCCATAGTTGCTTTGAATGACAGAAAGCTGCAATCTCTGTATCTCGGAACTCAAGTGAGCAATGAGATCAGCGTGCCTGTTCTTCGTATACCTTCGTCAATGACCGAACGTAAACGATTTGATTACGCACGTGATTACATCAGCCAGTTTGCACCGGATTGGGTAAGCCTGCAGTACGTACCTTTTTCCTTTGAAAAAAGGGGCCTGCCCGTGCTGTTTAATAGCCGGCTGAAAAGCCTGGGAGCCAACATCAAATGGCATATCATGTTCCATGAACTGTGGGTAGGTTTGTACGGGTACAGTGATTTCCGTCTGAAAGTGCACGGCTTTATGCAAAAGGTGCTTATCCGCCAGATGCTGCTGACGCTTAAACCTGAGTCTGTGACCACTTCTATCGGTATCTACAAAAAGAACCTGGATTGGAAAGATGTCAGTTTGATCCCGCTGTTCAGTAACATACCTATTACTAGTATGCCAACAGCAGAAGGCAAGTCAGATAACCTTACCGCTATTCATTTCGGCTCCTTTACCGGCGCGCTGGATGAGTTTCGAAAACAGGTAGCATTTCTGACGGCGATCGGAGAAAAAACCGGCCGTACGATCTGTCTGAAGATACTCGGCGATGGAGGGACCCATAAGGAAAAAGCGATGGACATTTCTAAACAGGCGCTGGGGGAAAAGAATGTCATCGACTGTGGCTTTTTAACAGCTGATGACGTTTCCAATCATATGCTGCAGGCGGACATCGGTATATCAAGGGCTGATTATGCACTCTTCGGAAAAAGTGGTTCTTCAATGGCTATGCTTGAACATGGGTTGCCGGTATTACTCAGAGGGGAGCGTCCCGACGATGATATGACCGGACTGGACTTCCCTTTTAAAGAGCAGTTAGTATATGCCGATGATGATGCCGGAAAGCTGAAAAAGAAAGAGCCTGTTTATTTTGTTAATCAGGTATCCGAAATATTCCTGGACAGTCTGCAGGAAAAGCCACATGGCAACCTCGTACTGGTCACCAGACAGTAA
- a CDS encoding class I SAM-dependent methyltransferase, with protein sequence MQIQEAIRFIHHKVLSAASPVRWADLGCGSGTFTAALAHYLPAGSTIYAVDREIPSNGKIELPAGVQVEMIQADFIEEALPFAALDGVIMANALHYVKDQPAFLEKLKTVLQVNSSILIVEYDTDIPVPVWVPYPLSYISLERLFQQQGFSHVSKMRERQSVYGRANLYTALISR encoded by the coding sequence ATGCAGATACAGGAAGCTATTCGGTTTATCCATCATAAAGTATTGTCAGCCGCGTCTCCTGTCCGCTGGGCTGACCTCGGTTGTGGCAGCGGTACATTTACAGCCGCGCTCGCGCATTATTTACCCGCTGGCAGTACTATCTATGCCGTAGATAGGGAGATACCGTCTAATGGGAAAATAGAGTTGCCTGCCGGTGTCCAGGTCGAGATGATACAGGCGGACTTTATTGAAGAGGCGCTGCCCTTCGCCGCATTGGATGGTGTCATCATGGCTAATGCATTGCATTATGTGAAAGACCAGCCTGCTTTTCTTGAAAAGCTGAAGACGGTATTACAGGTGAATAGCAGCATACTCATTGTAGAGTATGATACAGATATCCCCGTTCCTGTGTGGGTGCCTTATCCCTTAAGTTATATCTCACTGGAGAGACTTTTCCAGCAACAGGGATTTTCTCATGTCTCTAAAATGAGAGAACGGCAGTCTGTATATGGTAGGGCCAACTTATATACTGCCCTGATTAGCCGGTAA